The Crocosphaera subtropica ATCC 51142 genome includes a window with the following:
- a CDS encoding reverse transcriptase-like protein encodes MSNNPQKPIIPKDIPIMLFDGEFQCDLLQGVAAAILLMPNGRRYTVSQLVSVNHKDEAEYTALIIGLKKAQKLGLNTLAIKGDSDLIFNQVNGLTPVTQERLIKLYRIAIKLIRSFEKISLEWISPEQNRPARSAAKRCLSDALGREKAHKPQSATLTPSLDSAIIRLVEKGEKATDEDYSHLAVKEDQWTHKSLSELRALIPVEVRDTIALQWQGDEDNLAQMYRWHLRGLPPGMACRKVNLDHRSDQEAKTKLPWEEALNLPQPLLKEADDTSDPLVALLSELDDPQDRLEESSLTPPESNQIESPLFETLVATDLQEQKARAFDWKDSLVLTDELSRNEESHLSFDKEKIDSGGDRRQDTLPSESSIVDILKQINNLAPEEQMALAEELVKVPEMVNCILKAIADNVSKGNPES; translated from the coding sequence ATGTCCAATAATCCCCAAAAACCTATCATCCCTAAAGATATACCAATCATGCTGTTTGATGGGGAATTTCAATGTGATTTACTGCAAGGAGTCGCTGCGGCTATTCTTTTAATGCCTAATGGACGACGATACACGGTCAGTCAATTGGTGTCTGTTAATCATAAAGACGAAGCAGAATACACAGCCCTGATTATTGGCTTAAAAAAAGCCCAAAAATTAGGTTTAAATACCTTAGCGATTAAAGGAGATAGTGACCTCATTTTCAATCAAGTTAATGGCCTAACCCCAGTCACTCAAGAAAGGTTAATCAAACTGTACCGTATCGCCATTAAATTAATCAGAAGTTTTGAAAAAATTTCCTTAGAATGGATTTCTCCTGAACAAAATAGACCGGCTAGATCAGCGGCCAAACGATGTCTTAGTGATGCTTTGGGAAGAGAAAAAGCCCATAAGCCTCAATCTGCAACCCTGACCCCTTCTCTGGACTCTGCCATCATTCGTTTAGTTGAAAAGGGAGAAAAAGCCACAGATGAAGATTATAGTCACCTGGCAGTTAAAGAAGATCAATGGACTCATAAATCTCTTTCAGAATTAAGGGCTTTGATTCCAGTAGAGGTTAGAGATACTATTGCTTTACAATGGCAAGGAGACGAAGATAACCTAGCTCAGATGTATCGTTGGCATTTACGGGGACTCCCTCCAGGGATGGCTTGTCGTAAAGTTAATCTCGACCATAGAAGTGATCAAGAAGCTAAAACAAAACTTCCCTGGGAAGAAGCTTTAAACTTACCTCAACCCTTGTTAAAAGAGGCTGATGATACGTCAGATCCCTTGGTTGCTTTATTGTCTGAGTTGGATGATCCTCAAGACAGATTGGAAGAGAGTTCTTTAACCCCACCTGAATCTAATCAAATTGAATCTCCCTTGTTTGAAACCCTTGTAGCGACCGATCTTCAAGAACAAAAGGCGAGGGCTTTCGATTGGAAAGATTCTTTAGTGTTAACTGATGAACTTTCTAGAAATGAAGAATCTCATCTATCATTTGATAAAGAAAAGATAGACTCAGGGGGCGATAGGAGACAAGATACGCTACCATCAGAATCAAGTATCGTTGATATTTTGAAACAGATTAATAATCTAGCCCCTGAAGAACAAATGGCTTTAGCGGAAGAATTGGTTAAAGTTCCAGAAATGGTCAATTGTATTCTTAAAGCGATCGCTGATAATGTCTCCAAAGGTAATCCCGAATCATAA